Proteins co-encoded in one Fibrobacter sp. genomic window:
- the tsaB gene encoding tRNA (adenosine(37)-N6)-threonylcarbamoyltransferase complex dimerization subunit type 1 TsaB, translating to MMNLDLFVDTSRKGISMALHCAEKSIYEETVDGAARGETASAIMDELLNRVGATLDDVKRVMVTVGPGSFSGLRTGVAFCQGLCFSGKRELYGVSTLQALACFGSANDKDAAVVIRARSGYWYLRLNEAESFIPTEEVIAQLKAASPKAIVLDDAALADEALSETVKSLEAAGTVIANEKAQPLSAWSPLFDKVKASLIQEANYIQPSYFEKLH from the coding sequence ATGATGAACTTAGACTTATTTGTAGACACCTCCCGCAAGGGAATTTCCATGGCTCTGCATTGCGCAGAAAAGTCCATTTACGAAGAAACCGTAGATGGAGCCGCACGTGGCGAAACCGCCTCTGCAATCATGGACGAACTACTTAACCGAGTCGGAGCAACTCTTGACGATGTAAAGCGCGTCATGGTTACAGTCGGCCCCGGCTCCTTCAGCGGTTTACGTACCGGTGTCGCCTTCTGCCAAGGGCTTTGCTTCAGCGGCAAACGCGAGCTATACGGTGTCAGCACCTTGCAGGCACTTGCCTGCTTTGGTTCCGCCAACGACAAAGACGCAGCCGTTGTAATCCGCGCCCGTAGCGGTTACTGGTACCTGCGTCTGAACGAAGCCGAAAGTTTCATTCCCACAGAAGAAGTAATCGCCCAACTCAAGGCCGCAAGCCCCAAGGCAATCGTCCTCGACGATGCAGCCCTTGCCGACGAAGCCCTCAGCGAAACTGTTAAATCCCTGGAAGCCGCAGGCACCGTGATTGCAAACGAAAAGGCACAACCTCTTTCAGCCTGGTCTCCCCTCTTTGACAAGGTTAAGGCAAGCCTGATCCAGGAAGCCAACTACATCCAGCCCTCCTACTTCGAGAAGCTGCACTAG